In one Rhinoraja longicauda isolate Sanriku21f unplaced genomic scaffold, sRhiLon1.1 Scf000105, whole genome shotgun sequence genomic region, the following are encoded:
- the LOC144590056 gene encoding NACHT, LRR and PYD domains-containing protein 3-like: MKEKVKVCQLLDRYAELTITSTVRDRTLVEHELLARGRDHEEWREKCLRRELEKIRTDQLFHSSFSRRKSRSGSSASVAGVPGIGKTTMVQKIVHDWATGKIYQDFQFVFSFKFRDLNTINCRVTLKELILDQYPYFRNILEEVWKNPEGLLFIFDGLDEFKGRIDFDDSRRDTEPQHKCPDPEWWCEVSDIVYSLIQHKLLPGCSVLVTTRPTALHLLEKAEISVTAEILGFVGEERKEYFTRYFEDQTVAAAVFKHVEENEILYTMSYNPSYCWILALTLGPFFTQTHRDTQRVPKTITQLYCYFIYNILKNHGREIESPREVLLRVGQMAFTGVSKKNIVFTDGDLIEYNLQPSQFLSGFLMELFEREDSARSVVYTFPHLTIQEFVAALAQFLTPDRGDIVKLLSEALSTTDGRFEVFLRFVAGLSSPRSARVLEEFLGPFPHQTICQVIDWVKEEVKRQAGNTGKDAGKRSLLNALHYLFESQNPALAQQTLGSVETLSFGGLGLTPIDCAVLSHVIRHCDTIKHLDLWDCRIQCEGLQQLGPVLHKCQRLRLGCNDLGDSGVKLVSAALGNPDCKIQRLRLDNVGLTHSGAEDLASALSTNTSLTELKLSFNKLGDSGVKLVSAALGNPDCKIQRLGLCSVGLTDSGAADLVSALSTNPSLTKLDLRYNSLTDRSVPGLRRLIQTLPCLDRIRLSGNEFSADGRNRLESLRGFRSGLRVDV; this comes from the exons ATGAAGGAGAAGGTGAAGGTTTGCCAGCTGCTTGATCGATACGCTGAGCTCACAATCACCTCCACTGTTCGAGATCGGACACTGGTAGAACATGAGCTGCTGGCAAGAGGCCGGGACCATGaagagtggagagagaaatgtCTCCGGAGAGAACTAGAAAAAATCAGGACAGATCAATTATTCCACAGCAGCTTTTCCAGAAGAAAATCCCGTTCTGGGAGTTCAGCATCTGTGGCCGGAGTCCCGGGAATCGGAAAAACAACAATGGTGCAAAAGATTGTTCATGACTGGGCCACAGGGAAAATATATCAAGACTTCCAGtttgttttcagttttaaatTCCGAGATTTAAACACTATTAACTGCAGAGTGACCCTGAAGGAACTGATTCTGGATCAGTATCCTTACTTTAGGAATATCCTTGAAGAGGTCTGGAAGAACCCAGAGGGATTGCTGTTTATATTCGACGGTCTGGATGAATTCAAGGGCAGGATCGATTTTGATGACAGTCGGAGAGACACAGAACCTCAGCACAAGTGTCCAGATCCCGAGTGGTGGTGTGAAGTGTCtgacattgtgtacagtttaatCCAGCACAAGCTGCTGCCAGGGTGTTCAGTGCTAGTGACCACCCGCCCCACTGCGTTACATTTACTGGAAAAGGCAGAGATCAGTGTCACGGCTGAAATCCTGGGATTTGTTGGTGAGGAACGGAAAGAATATTTCACCAGATATTTTGAAGATCAGACGGTGGCAGCAGCTGTTTTCAAACACGTGGAGGAGAACGAGATCCTGTACACCATGAGCTACAACCCCTCCTACTGCTGGATCCTCGCCCTGACActgggccccttcttcacacaAACACACCGGGACACGCAGCGAGTTcccaagaccatcacacaactATATTGCTACTTTATTTACAACATCCTGAAAAACCACGGCCGTGAGATTGAGAGCCCCCGTGAGGTGTTACTGAGGGTTGGTCAGATGGCCTTCACTGGAGTGTCCAAgaagaacattgtgttcacagaTGGAGATTTGATCGAGTACAATCTGCAGCCTTCCCAGTTCCTGTCCGGGTTCCTGATGGAACTTTTTGAGAGAGAGGATTCAGCCCGGAGCGTGGTGTACACCTTCCCACACCTCACCATCCAAGAGTTTGTAGCCGCACTCGCACAATTCCTGACTCCGGATCGCGGGGATATCGTGAAACTCCTGTCTGAAGCCCTCAGCACGACAGACGGGCGATTTGAGGTATTTCTCCGTTTTGTCGCTGGTCTCTCCTCCCCACGGTCAGCTCGGGTCCTGGAGGAGTTTCTGGGTCCATTTCCTCATCAAACAATCTGCCAAGTGATTGACTGGGTGAAGGAGGAGGTTAAACGCCAGGCTGGAAACACAGGGAAGGACGCTGGAAAACGGAGCCTCCTGAACGCGCTGCACTACCTGTTTGAGTCTCAGAATCCTGCACTTGCTCAGCAGACACTGGGATCTGTGGAAACACTTTCATTCGGTGGACTGGGACTGACCCCGATTGACTGCGCGGTCCTGTCTCATGTCATCAGGCACTGTGATACAATCAAACACCTCGATCTGTGGGACTGCCGCATTCAGTGTGAAGGTCTCCAGCAGCTGGGACCGGTTCTGCACAAGTGTCAGCGCTTGAG ATTGGGATGCAACGATCTGGGTGATTCAGGAGTGAAACTGGTGTCTGCGGCTCTGGggaacccggactgtaaaatacagagactgag gctggACAATGTCGGTCTCACACattctggagccgaggatctcgcctccgctctcagtacaaacACCTCACTGACGGAGCTGAAGCTGAGTTTCAATAAACTGGGTGATTCAGGAGTGAAACTGGTGTCTGCGGCTCTGGggaacccggactgtaaaatacagagactggg gctgtgcagtgtcggtctcacagattctggagccgcggatctcgtctccgctctcagtacaaaccCCTCACTGACGAAGCTGGACCTGAGATACAACTCCCTCACAGACCGATCTGTTCCCGGTCTCCGCCGCCTCATACAGACCCTCCCGTGTCTGGATCGGATCAG GCTGTCGGGGAATGAGTTCAGTGCAGATGGACGGAACCGGCTGGAGAGTCTGCGAGGATTCAGATCCGGACTGAGAGTGGACGTGTGA